Part of the Deinococcus grandis genome, CACGGGCCGCCCGCCCAGCACGATCCCGGCGTTCGCGGCGTTGTCGCTGATGGTGTCCGTCACTTTCCGGGTCGCGCCCGTCTCGCGGTCCACGCGTTCGATGCGCGCGTCGATGATCTCGGCGGCGGGCACCACCCAGCGCGTGGCGTCCAGCACGTCCATCACGGTCACGTTCGGCCCGCGCAGGTCCTTCCCGATGATGAACGCCAGTTCCACCTCCACGCGCGGCACGATGAAACGCCCCGACGGGATGGGCTGGAGTTCGCTGAGCACCATGTCGTCGAGCAGGGTGCCGTAGTCGGGTTCGTCGATGTTCACGGCCTGCTGCATGGCGCGCGACGTCAGGCCGATCTTGTGGCCGATCACCCGGCGGCCCTGAGTGAGCTTGTGGCTGACCCAGGCGTCCTGCACCCGATACGCGTCCGCGATCGTCAGGCCGGGGTACTGGCCGGACAGCTGCCGCATGGGCACGCGGGACTGCTCGGCGGCGTGCAGGCGGCGCGCGGCGTCCTGCACCTGCGCGTCACTGAGGCCGCTCATTTCCCCTCCGGTTGCGTGGTGCCATCACCATGCAACCCGAGCAGAGCGAGTAGGAGACAGACGGCTCCCGGGCGTGGAGTGGATAAGTCGGTGAAGTTCCGACTTGTCCACGAAACAGACGGGAGCCGTTTCACGCGCCCACCCTGCGGTAGCGGGCGTGAATGTTGTTGTGCTTGAACGTGCCCGCCTCGCTGAACTCCGCGATCTCCAGCGACAGGGCCAGGGTGCGGGAGTCGAA contains:
- the hpaH gene encoding 2-oxo-hept-4-ene-1,7-dioate hydratase, with the protein product MSGLSDAQVQDAARRLHAAEQSRVPMRQLSGQYPGLTIADAYRVQDAWVSHKLTQGRRVIGHKIGLTSRAMQQAVNIDEPDYGTLLDDMVLSELQPIPSGRFIVPRVEVELAFIIGKDLRGPNVTVMDVLDATRWVVPAAEIIDARIERVDRETGATRKVTDTISDNAANAGIVLGGRPVRPTDVDLRWVGALLFRNGVIEETGVAAGVLNHPAEGVAWLANRLAPHGVTLRAGETVLAGSFVRPVDAAPGDIFHADYGPLGSVTLRFAR